TATCCGACGACTCTAACAACGCAACTACTTCTTCAAATGCCAGGCGTCCTACCGGAATAATATACTCGGATTGATGTGCTTCCACATATTCTTTTTCTTCGCCCTCTCCGGCTAAAAACAGATATAAATTATCACATTCCTTTTTATTATATCTTTCAACCGACTCTATCAATTCATAAATGCCTTTTTCTTTCAATAATCTTCCCGTAAATGCAATAACAACCGCTTTCTCCGGAATATTGTATTTCATTCGATAATCACATAATTCTTTTTCTTTTATTTTTTCTATTTTTTTCAGATCCACTGCATTATACAACACACCTTTTGACTGAATTCCAAAATGCGCAGACCATTCACAGCATGCTTCAGAAACCCCATAATAATTTCCACAAACCCGTTTCAGGACAAACGTATGCATATGCTCATAGATTCCCCCGATAAAATCCAAAATCTTATTGTGAACAGACAAATGCCCAGTTCCATGTTCAATGCAAATACTCTTTATTCTCTTCCTTTTTGCATATACTGCTGCATAAATAGAATGTAAATAAAACCTTGCATTGATTACGACAATATCATAATCATGTCTTTTCAGGTACCGGTGGATCAGCCAAAATTCCCTAGTTGGCTTCATAACAGGAAAACGTCCGTTTATAAAATTAAAACATGGGAAACGATATACTTTGATTCCTTCTATCTTTTCCGTCGTCTTACTTCCAGTTGTATTGTTAGTGATAACGGTAACTTTGTTTCCCCTTTTTATCAATTCTTTCGCAATATTATAAGTGTAATTCTCAATTCCTCCCATATGTGGAAGAAATTGTGCCGCAAAAATGCAATACTTTCTTCTTTTATTATCCATCTATTCTCTTCCATTTTTAATCATTTTGTCTTTTATTGTAACATTCTTATGTATTCAGCGCAAGGTTTGTGATTGCGGCTGTTACTTTCAACACTATTCTCCTAACAAATCGCTTATTTGCAAACTTCTGTTAAGTATGATACATTACTAAAGTATTACCAATTTACACTTGAAAGGAGAAAAATATATGCTTTTCAGCATTATTGTCCCGGTTTACAATTCCGAAAAATATTTAGCACAATGCATAGAAAGTGTTCTCTGTCAAACTTATACAAATTTCGAATTAATTTTAATTGATGACGAATCCACGGATTCTTCCTATGAACTCTGCCAGAGCTACTCTGTAAAAGATCCTCGTGTTCGCGTTGTCAGGAAAAAGAATGGTGGAACTTCCTCCGCAAGAAACGCTGGTTTAGATATCGTCACCGGTCAGTATACCACTTTTATCGATAATGATGATTATTGGCATGATCCAGATGCTTTAGCTCTTCTTGCTACACAATTAGAAGAAAGTCAGGCAGATGCTCTATTTTATAATTCTGTATCCTATTATCAGAACACGGATTCTTTTTCACATGTGAAAGAACCACTTTCCAGGAATCAACTTTTATCTTTATCAACAGAAGATGCCCTAAAAGAACTCATACAACATCAACTTCTCTACCGCGCTGTTTGGACAAAAGTTGTAAAAACCTCTCTTATTAAAGAACATCATATTTATTTCCCGGAAGGAATGCGCAATGAAGATACCGACTGGACAGCCACACTTCTTCAACATATCTCTTCACTGGATTATTGTGAAAAGACTTTTTATGTTTATAGAAAAGGAACCGGAAATGCTCAAACTGACACTGCACCTAATTTTAAGATCATAACCGATCTTGCAAAAATTTTGAAAAAGCATACAGATACAGCTCAAAGCCTTCCACAAAAACGTCGTGAAGTTCTTTATCATTATCTTGCTTATCCTTATGCTGTTTGGATGGCTCAGATTCGTTCCTGCTCTCTTAGACATCCTGCTGTAAAAAAAGAGTTTTCAGCCATGAAGAAATATTCTTTTCTTCTGAAATACAACTGGGATCCCTCAGTCAGATTAGTCAGTTGTGCTTATCGCCTTTTGGTTTTAGAATTACATCTCATTTATTGAATTATTATCTTTATCACCGCAACTAAATTCCTTTGTAAAAATGGACAAAACCCCCGGGTTTTGTCCATTCTACTTTGGCAATTCTGGTTGTGTATTTGCACTTCTGAATCAACTTTTTGATTTCTTCATTCATCTTCAAACTTTATAACATA
This window of the Mediterraneibacter butyricigenes genome carries:
- a CDS encoding glycosyltransferase family 4 protein, encoding MDNKRRKYCIFAAQFLPHMGGIENYTYNIAKELIKRGNKVTVITNNTTGSKTTEKIEGIKVYRFPCFNFINGRFPVMKPTREFWLIHRYLKRHDYDIVVINARFYLHSIYAAVYAKRKRIKSICIEHGTGHLSVHNKILDFIGGIYEHMHTFVLKRVCGNYYGVSEACCEWSAHFGIQSKGVLYNAVDLKKIEKIKEKELCDYRMKYNIPEKAVVIAFTGRLLKEKGIYELIESVERYNKKECDNLYLFLAGEGEEKEYVEAHQSEYIIPVGRLAFEEVVALLESSDIFCLPSLSEGFATSALEAAACHCYIITTERGGTKELVMGKEYGTVMKDNHVDTLYRVLEDVANDPEKRRKAQELCYERLREHFTWECTTDELERIVNE
- a CDS encoding glycosyltransferase; this translates as MLFSIIVPVYNSEKYLAQCIESVLCQTYTNFELILIDDESTDSSYELCQSYSVKDPRVRVVRKKNGGTSSARNAGLDIVTGQYTTFIDNDDYWHDPDALALLATQLEESQADALFYNSVSYYQNTDSFSHVKEPLSRNQLLSLSTEDALKELIQHQLLYRAVWTKVVKTSLIKEHHIYFPEGMRNEDTDWTATLLQHISSLDYCEKTFYVYRKGTGNAQTDTAPNFKIITDLAKILKKHTDTAQSLPQKRREVLYHYLAYPYAVWMAQIRSCSLRHPAVKKEFSAMKKYSFLLKYNWDPSVRLVSCAYRLLVLELHLIY